A single window of Leptospiraceae bacterium DNA harbors:
- a CDS encoding rod shape-determining protein: protein MIFDNLYALFSNDMGIDLGTANTLVHVKGQGIVLSEPSVVAVQASTGKVLAVGQEAKRMLGRTPGDIVAIRPMKDGVIADFETVEKMIRYFIAKVHNRTTFVKPRIVIGVPSGITEVERRAVRESAEQAGAREIFLIEEALAAAIGANVPIHEPAGNMIVDIGGGTTEIAVISLGGMVIAESIRTGGDEFDEAIIKHLRNQYNLVIGDRTAEDIKLTIGNAYMDKRTDTMEVKGRDAISGLPRTLELDSNEIRKALKEPTDQILDGVKRVLEKTPPELSADIVERGIILTGGGCLLRGLEYFISRETGVPVFRAENPLTCVVLGTGKYLDELKYIKRGVK, encoded by the coding sequence ATGATTTTCGATAATTTATATGCTCTCTTTTCAAATGACATGGGTATCGACCTAGGTACTGCGAATACGCTTGTACATGTCAAAGGTCAGGGCATTGTTCTATCAGAGCCCAGCGTTGTTGCAGTTCAGGCGTCCACAGGTAAGGTTTTAGCTGTAGGCCAAGAGGCGAAGCGTATGCTTGGTAGGACTCCAGGTGATATCGTCGCAATTCGACCAATGAAAGACGGTGTAATCGCCGATTTCGAGACAGTCGAAAAAATGATTCGTTATTTTATTGCTAAAGTTCATAATCGCACGACCTTCGTTAAACCTAGAATCGTAATTGGTGTCCCTTCTGGGATTACTGAGGTAGAAAGACGTGCTGTTCGTGAGTCTGCTGAGCAGGCTGGAGCACGCGAGATATTCTTAATTGAAGAAGCTCTTGCGGCCGCTATTGGCGCTAATGTCCCTATACACGAGCCTGCTGGAAATATGATTGTAGATATAGGTGGGGGAACTACCGAAATCGCTGTAATTTCTCTTGGTGGTATGGTAATCGCAGAATCCATCCGAACAGGTGGAGACGAATTCGATGAAGCCATCATCAAACATCTACGTAACCAATACAACTTAGTAATCGGGGATAGAACCGCTGAAGACATTAAGCTTACCATCGGAAACGCTTACATGGATAAGCGAACTGATACAATGGAAGTAAAAGGTAGAGATGCAATTTCCGGTTTACCTAGAACTCTCGAACTTGACAGTAACGAAATCAGAAAGGCTCTCAAAGAACCAACCGATCAAATTTTAGATGGTGTAAAGCGTGTTCTTGAAAAAACACCACCTGAACTTTCTGCTGATATAGTAGAGCGTGGAATTATTTTAACAGGCGGCGGATGCCTGCTTCGTGGTTTGGAGTATTTTATTTCTAGAGAAACTGGTGTTCCTGTGTTCCGTGCAGAGAATCCATTGACCTGCGTCGTATTAGGAACAGGTAAATATCTAGACGAATTAAAATACATCAAGCGTGGAGTTAAGTAA
- a CDS encoding phospholipid carrier-dependent glycosyltransferase codes for MKYKHVVFFSLFLFSFFSILFHTNIPVIWPDEVLFFSPAFELGINGIMRTNVLNGLIPGMDTHTLWMPPAYIILLSGVFHFFPTELLTARLFSSFISLGSILLVYRICLQYQFSFKRTSLVLLLLASDFLFLKFSHTARMESLCLFFALLAFYFILRSAGVSLRKDLINQVLTKGDASTKPTRFDIFLSGICLSFSFLSHPFGIVHSIPVLFLLYQRNALTIQNLALYAIAGLLPIAAWGVYVVPNWELFIVQFGAQLSRKNELLGKFTWLDKVKIIFSVYKFPMVKLGLFATTIALLLYGFISQKKKGDNANNSLLLWIKNSPEIFFFVWLFTLLGFLFVSSESWYVFHIVVPFTLLLSAMVDNKEKPIRIFLFISIVYNIFVILWVPFSVYFVYKSPEKTKEFFLLIEKEIERKNNIYLQAIPDPYFYLKKKFPEKTLHEFIPGELSAIQDKNPDGSEKKSLLNRLGIAKENYKIDANFYKETIHRQEVFIFYNESLMNDYIHAYLMKNADKFERKLLHVETPKGSDLKLEAVIFVQK; via the coding sequence ATGAAATATAAGCACGTAGTTTTTTTCTCCCTTTTTCTTTTTTCTTTTTTTTCTATTCTATTTCATACAAACATTCCAGTGATTTGGCCGGATGAAGTTTTATTCTTTAGTCCTGCCTTTGAACTTGGGATAAATGGGATTATGCGCACTAATGTATTGAATGGATTAATTCCGGGAATGGATACGCATACTCTTTGGATGCCTCCCGCATACATTATTTTATTATCAGGTGTGTTTCATTTTTTTCCAACAGAATTACTTACTGCAAGACTCTTTAGTTCTTTCATTAGTCTTGGTTCCATACTTCTTGTTTATAGAATCTGTTTGCAATATCAGTTCTCTTTTAAGCGAACTAGTTTGGTATTATTGTTGTTAGCCTCTGATTTTCTTTTTTTGAAATTTTCCCATACGGCTCGCATGGAAAGTCTTTGCTTATTCTTTGCACTATTGGCTTTTTACTTTATACTGCGTAGTGCAGGCGTCTCCCTTCGTAAGGACTTGATTAATCAAGTCCTTACGAAGGGAGACGCCTCTACGAAACCAACGAGATTTGACATCTTTCTTTCCGGTATCTGTCTTTCTTTTTCTTTCTTGTCTCATCCATTTGGGATTGTGCATTCTATTCCAGTATTGTTTTTATTATACCAGAGAAATGCTTTAACGATTCAGAATTTAGCTCTGTATGCAATCGCAGGCTTATTGCCAATAGCCGCTTGGGGAGTTTACGTTGTTCCTAACTGGGAATTATTCATTGTTCAGTTTGGTGCCCAGTTGTCACGAAAGAATGAACTATTGGGAAAGTTTACCTGGCTTGATAAAGTGAAAATTATTTTTTCTGTCTATAAATTTCCAATGGTTAAACTGGGATTATTTGCTACAACGATTGCTTTGTTGCTCTATGGATTCATCTCACAGAAAAAGAAAGGGGATAATGCTAATAATTCTCTTTTGCTCTGGATAAAGAATTCGCCGGAAATTTTTTTCTTTGTATGGCTTTTTACTTTATTAGGGTTTTTATTTGTCTCTAGCGAGTCCTGGTATGTTTTTCATATTGTAGTTCCGTTTACTTTGTTGTTATCCGCAATGGTTGATAATAAAGAAAAGCCCATTCGTATTTTTCTTTTTATTAGCATTGTTTATAATATTTTTGTTATACTATGGGTTCCATTCAGTGTTTACTTTGTTTATAAATCTCCAGAGAAAACAAAAGAATTTTTTCTTTTAATAGAGAAAGAAATTGAGCGCAAAAACAATATTTACCTCCAAGCAATTCCTGATCCCTATTTTTATTTAAAGAAGAAATTTCCAGAAAAGACATTGCATGAGTTTATTCCCGGTGAGTTATCTGCTATCCAGGATAAGAATCCGGATGGGTCAGAAAAAAAGAGTCTTCTAAATAGATTAGGAATTGCAAAAGAGAATTATAAAATTGATGCAAATTTTTATAAAGAAACAATTCATAGGCAAGAAGTTTTTATCTTTTACAATGAGAGCCTCATGAATGACTATATTCATGCATATTTAATGAAAAATGCTGATAAATTTGAGCGTAAACTTCTCCACGTAGAAACTCCTAAGGGAAGCGATTTAAAGCTTGAGGCAGTGATTTTTGTTCAAAAGTAA
- a CDS encoding rod shape-determining protein MreC, producing the protein MLWDRLSQLREFISVLFCILFSISSLIWNGNLVVKGVASTQTVSNAVSSSIDSFGSFFKSAYNKLESYESVRKERDSYAKLIEEYKVLPQDINALRAENDLLRKELGFAPKIEYPYIKAEVLSIRLNSIYRIIIINKGKDAGIRPYMPVIGRAIDESNGQVIQALVGKVIAVNNGTSVVQPIINSNFTMGVQIPKTNFWATLSGNSGRGMEAVLNYIDNGFIIDPKLITGKQIGPSLPTSEASFIDSFGNLGKPVFSSSSGGVFPAAIPVGIIAEEGPRSGSFKTAYIKPYIRFEELQFVSVIKKTPDKWVEDWPEEKSISIENPYFGELNFPGEILESKEAGSKDKKPLPAPAPQPIPVPKKIEIKPVNPTTPVIPKEKKKLSTDTDDSDEMLRKLEDTNQ; encoded by the coding sequence ATGCTATGGGATAGACTTAGTCAACTTCGAGAATTCATTTCTGTCCTATTTTGCATCCTTTTCTCTATTTCTTCCTTGATCTGGAATGGCAACCTTGTTGTAAAAGGGGTTGCTAGCACTCAGACAGTCAGCAATGCAGTATCCTCTTCCATTGACTCCTTTGGAAGTTTCTTCAAAAGTGCTTATAACAAATTAGAATCGTATGAATCAGTTCGTAAAGAGCGAGATTCTTATGCAAAGTTAATTGAGGAATACAAGGTGTTGCCGCAAGACATTAATGCCTTACGTGCCGAAAATGATTTACTCAGAAAGGAGCTTGGCTTTGCGCCTAAGATCGAGTATCCTTATATTAAAGCCGAAGTCCTCTCCATACGGCTAAACTCTATTTACCGCATTATTATTATCAATAAAGGAAAAGATGCTGGAATTCGTCCTTATATGCCTGTGATAGGACGTGCTATTGATGAGTCAAATGGTCAAGTGATCCAAGCCTTAGTCGGTAAAGTAATTGCTGTAAACAATGGCACGAGCGTGGTGCAACCGATTATTAATTCTAATTTTACAATGGGTGTTCAAATTCCGAAGACAAATTTCTGGGCAACTCTTTCAGGCAATTCAGGGAGAGGAATGGAAGCCGTTCTTAATTACATTGACAATGGATTTATAATTGATCCAAAGCTCATTACAGGAAAACAAATTGGACCTAGCCTACCTACTAGTGAAGCAAGTTTTATTGATTCATTTGGTAACTTAGGCAAACCAGTATTTTCCTCTTCCAGTGGTGGAGTATTTCCGGCTGCTATTCCTGTTGGAATTATTGCAGAAGAAGGACCACGCTCCGGTTCATTCAAAACTGCTTATATAAAGCCATATATCCGATTTGAAGAGTTGCAATTTGTGTCTGTAATCAAGAAGACTCCTGATAAATGGGTAGAAGATTGGCCTGAAGAAAAAAGTATTTCTATTGAAAATCCTTACTTCGGTGAGTTAAATTTCCCGGGTGAAATTTTAGAAAGCAAAGAAGCAGGGAGCAAAGACAAAAAGCCATTACCCGCTCCAGCACCTCAGCCTATACCAGTTCCAAAGAAAATAGAAATTAAGCCGGTTAATCCAACGACTCCTGTAATTCCAAAAGAAAAAAAGAAACTATCTACAGATACCGATGATAGTGATGAAATGCTTCGTAAGTTAGAGGATACAAATCAATGA
- a CDS encoding STAS domain-containing protein — protein sequence MDIKTQTIGKHVLVKLAGRLDITQSDEVESHLAKDVLSGGGDIIIHLGSISYISSSGIRIFVGMVRELNRQGRKLKLCNITPPVKKVFDVVELLDLFDVYTTEEEAIASLP from the coding sequence TTGGATATCAAAACTCAAACAATAGGTAAGCACGTATTAGTTAAACTCGCAGGTAGGCTAGACATCACTCAGTCAGATGAAGTAGAGTCACACCTTGCGAAAGACGTACTCTCTGGAGGTGGCGATATTATAATTCATTTGGGATCCATTTCCTATATTTCCTCTTCGGGAATTCGTATTTTTGTTGGAATGGTAAGGGAACTAAATCGACAAGGTAGAAAGTTAAAACTCTGCAATATTACTCCCCCTGTTAAAAAAGTATTCGATGTAGTAGAGCTTCTAGACCTTTTTGATGTATATACAACAGAAGAGGAAGCAATCGCCTCTCTTCCATAA
- the mreD gene encoding rod shape-determining protein MreD, which produces MILERIVIGIGILLAHVLNGTNLFDIGTAIKPDFMILLVIFFALRKGGMSGLWIGFIGGLLTDAALGGEEGIGGKVFYKIGIHSLSFSIIGYLLGKFGRISYNENFVSISIFAFFLTLAARGLTYMLFSFFFHPNLNYSFVATSIYNAAIAPLTFFTLSWVYNLDPTSSEGIR; this is translated from the coding sequence ATGATCTTAGAACGAATCGTAATAGGAATAGGAATATTGCTTGCGCATGTATTGAACGGGACAAATCTTTTTGATATTGGCACTGCAATTAAACCTGATTTTATGATTCTTCTCGTAATCTTTTTTGCTCTTCGTAAGGGAGGAATGAGTGGATTATGGATTGGATTTATCGGAGGACTTTTGACGGATGCAGCACTGGGTGGAGAAGAAGGAATTGGTGGTAAGGTATTTTATAAAATAGGGATTCATTCTTTAAGCTTTTCCATTATTGGATATTTGTTAGGAAAATTCGGAAGAATATCTTACAATGAAAACTTTGTATCCATTTCTATATTTGCATTTTTCTTAACTCTTGCAGCTCGTGGATTAACATATATGCTTTTTAGTTTTTTCTTTCATCCAAATCTCAACTATTCATTCGTAGCAACCTCCATTTATAACGCAGCCATTGCACCACTAACGTTTTTTACATTGTCATGGGTATATAATTTAGATCCTACGTCTTCAGAGGGAATTAGATAG
- a CDS encoding TldD/PmbA family protein: protein MKLEEAVEFMSAEAKRQTADSFDVIGVESDESGVEVFEGKVKSTEIASSRGIGIRLFRDGRPGIAYTEKFSMEAIKQAVIDATAHSKITDKMELDLPEGVKLLDLDLESYKEEVDKISFDQMIKLGMELEQIALSQDKKIVNVPFLGVSKSSGRSVIQNSKGVNYAKRANAVSAGLGVVAKEGDSSKMGVYSNGGRSYSIFNTDYMSKKAVERALELLGAEPVESKQYPVVFSNRVSSGIIGMFLAPYYAELVQKGQSRLADKINQKISVDDFNMTCNPHLPGFPGSRLFDSEGVATKITPIIKNGVLQTFLYNLESSKKAGIAPTGNGSRSYAGKAGTGTSNLIVDKGTKSLEELLAVYPECIYVTKLEGSSGCSAISGEISIGVQGFLYQNGKRIRPIDRITLNSNYFDLLPLIRGLSNEYNDSFSSMKVPDILVESMYVAG from the coding sequence ATGAAATTAGAAGAAGCAGTAGAATTTATGAGTGCAGAAGCTAAGCGGCAAACAGCAGATAGCTTCGACGTGATTGGCGTAGAATCCGATGAATCGGGCGTAGAAGTATTCGAAGGAAAAGTAAAGAGCACAGAAATCGCGAGCTCTAGAGGAATTGGAATTAGACTTTTTAGAGATGGTCGTCCCGGTATTGCCTACACAGAAAAATTTTCCATGGAAGCAATTAAGCAAGCAGTAATAGATGCAACGGCTCATTCCAAAATCACAGACAAAATGGAATTAGACTTACCCGAAGGAGTCAAGCTACTTGATCTAGATTTAGAAAGCTATAAAGAAGAAGTAGATAAAATCAGCTTTGATCAAATGATAAAACTAGGAATGGAATTGGAGCAAATCGCTCTTAGCCAAGACAAGAAGATTGTAAATGTTCCTTTCTTAGGAGTATCTAAATCTTCCGGTCGTTCTGTAATTCAAAATTCTAAAGGTGTTAATTATGCAAAGCGGGCTAACGCGGTATCCGCAGGTCTAGGTGTAGTAGCCAAAGAAGGCGATTCTAGCAAAATGGGAGTTTACTCCAACGGGGGAAGGTCTTATTCTATTTTTAATACAGACTATATGTCAAAAAAAGCAGTAGAGCGAGCACTGGAACTATTAGGCGCAGAGCCAGTTGAAAGCAAACAATATCCTGTTGTATTTTCCAATCGAGTGAGTTCTGGAATCATCGGTATGTTTCTAGCTCCTTATTACGCTGAATTAGTTCAGAAAGGACAATCCCGATTAGCCGACAAAATCAATCAAAAGATTTCAGTTGATGATTTTAACATGACGTGTAATCCTCATTTGCCGGGATTCCCTGGATCTAGACTTTTTGACAGTGAAGGTGTTGCAACAAAGATTACTCCCATTATCAAGAATGGAGTCTTACAAACATTTCTCTACAATTTAGAATCTTCTAAGAAAGCAGGAATTGCACCGACAGGAAATGGAAGTCGCTCTTATGCCGGCAAAGCAGGCACCGGGACATCCAATCTAATTGTAGACAAAGGAACTAAGAGCCTCGAAGAGCTATTAGCCGTTTATCCTGAATGCATTTATGTAACAAAGCTAGAAGGATCATCGGGATGCTCTGCTATCTCTGGAGAAATTTCTATTGGAGTGCAAGGATTTCTCTATCAAAACGGAAAGCGCATAAGACCGATTGACCGCATCACACTCAATTCAAACTACTTTGATTTACTTCCTCTCATTCGCGGACTTTCTAATGAATACAATGACTCCTTTAGCTCAATGAAAGTCCCTGATATATTAGTTGAATCGATGTATGTAGCTGGGTGA
- a CDS encoding TldD/PmbA family protein: MDERKAEKIIQAGLDKKADFVEIFVEETRGASVAYNNRKVETASAGTDYGIGIRMIYGTEVFYANTSNDDEEHLLQLIEALSKTKSETRDSSQAGKLIHLQEKFFPSIHTVTLDPRKVGQEKKLSILKLADETARAISPKIAQVSARAFDAVSNIIIFNSEGLMVKDFRVLSRFSMSVTAQDGGEMFSAGESPGAQRGFEFFESLDVASYAKTATERALLMLSAGYATGRKMPVVMGNGFGGVIFHEACGHPLETEAIRKKASPFCDKLGQQIAHSSVTAIDEGAIPYSWGSINVDDEGYPVEKTVLIENGILKNYLSDKVGAMETGVRRTGSARRESYHYAPVSRMRNTYIDRGKDKFEQMILSIKDGLYAKKMGGGSVNPATGEFNFAVEEGYLIKDGKITVPVRGATLIGKGHEILPKISMVGDDLEITAGMCGASSGSIPVTVGQPSIKVDEILVGGR; this comes from the coding sequence ATGGACGAGAGAAAGGCAGAGAAAATCATTCAAGCTGGGCTTGATAAAAAAGCAGACTTCGTAGAAATATTTGTAGAAGAAACGCGTGGTGCGTCTGTAGCGTATAACAACCGTAAGGTGGAGACTGCAAGTGCAGGAACTGATTATGGTATCGGAATTCGAATGATCTACGGAACAGAAGTGTTCTATGCAAATACAAGTAACGATGACGAAGAGCATTTGCTTCAACTCATCGAAGCATTATCCAAAACAAAATCAGAAACTAGAGACTCAAGTCAAGCGGGCAAACTAATTCATCTACAAGAGAAATTCTTTCCAAGCATACACACTGTTACCCTCGACCCGAGAAAAGTTGGACAAGAAAAGAAATTATCTATCTTAAAACTAGCAGACGAAACAGCTCGCGCTATCTCTCCTAAGATTGCACAAGTGAGTGCACGCGCTTTTGATGCTGTATCAAATATTATTATTTTTAATAGCGAGGGGCTAATGGTAAAAGACTTCCGTGTTCTCTCTCGCTTCTCAATGTCCGTAACAGCACAAGATGGAGGAGAAATGTTTTCTGCTGGAGAATCACCTGGCGCACAAAGAGGATTTGAATTCTTTGAGTCTCTAGATGTTGCAAGTTACGCAAAGACAGCAACAGAGAGAGCCTTACTTATGTTATCCGCTGGATATGCAACCGGTCGTAAAATGCCAGTCGTTATGGGAAATGGATTTGGTGGAGTAATCTTTCACGAGGCATGTGGCCATCCGCTTGAAACGGAAGCTATTCGTAAAAAAGCGTCTCCTTTCTGTGATAAATTGGGTCAGCAAATTGCTCACTCTTCTGTGACAGCGATAGACGAAGGAGCCATTCCTTATTCATGGGGTTCAATCAATGTGGATGATGAGGGTTATCCGGTAGAAAAAACAGTTCTCATTGAAAATGGAATTTTAAAAAACTATCTCTCAGACAAAGTCGGCGCAATGGAAACAGGGGTGCGAAGAACTGGATCAGCACGACGGGAATCTTACCATTATGCGCCGGTGTCACGTATGAGAAATACTTACATCGACAGAGGAAAAGACAAATTCGAGCAAATGATTCTTTCTATTAAAGACGGACTTTATGCAAAGAAAATGGGTGGTGGCTCTGTGAATCCTGCTACCGGCGAATTCAACTTTGCCGTGGAAGAAGGATATCTAATTAAAGACGGAAAGATAACCGTTCCAGTCAGAGGAGCAACGTTAATAGGAAAGGGTCATGAAATACTGCCAAAAATTTCTATGGTGGGAGATGACTTGGAGATTACAGCGGGTATGTGCGGTGCTTCATCTGGTTCTATTCCTGTAACAGTAGGTCAGCCAAGTATAAAAGTAGATGAAATTTTAGTGGGTGGTAGATAA
- a CDS encoding tyrosine-type recombinase/integrase, producing MDDKTFLEGLIRMYQSNVKIKETDKNLDGSYFSKSEILEIISAMKENYNHLIWFKLLYSFGMNLQELVNLKVRDVDFENASLRINSGKRSTPRNSDIPQSLVQELRLHCNHKSPDAYVFHGRNGKLHTRTIQKALEKIEQRINKQITIAKLRKSIAVHLCQNGWDYSEIGSFLGHSSYRATRNLLGQPRGHYRSTAQTIDDIFQ from the coding sequence ATGGATGATAAAACTTTTTTGGAAGGGCTAATTCGTATGTATCAATCTAACGTAAAGATAAAAGAGACAGATAAAAATTTAGATGGCTCCTATTTCAGTAAATCAGAAATTCTTGAAATTATTTCCGCAATGAAAGAGAACTACAATCATCTTATCTGGTTCAAGCTTCTATATTCGTTTGGAATGAATTTGCAAGAGCTTGTAAATTTGAAAGTGAGAGATGTTGATTTCGAGAATGCTAGCCTCAGAATAAATTCAGGTAAGCGCTCTACTCCCCGGAATTCCGACATTCCCCAATCATTGGTCCAAGAATTAAGGCTGCATTGTAATCATAAGTCTCCTGATGCTTATGTATTTCATGGAAGAAATGGAAAGCTTCATACCCGAACCATTCAAAAGGCTTTGGAGAAAATCGAGCAGCGAATAAATAAACAAATTACCATTGCAAAGCTTAGAAAAAGCATTGCAGTTCATTTATGTCAAAATGGATGGGATTACAGTGAGATTGGTTCATTCTTAGGACATTCAAGTTATCGCGCGACGCGTAATCTGCTGGGTCAGCCGAGAGGTCATTACAGATCCACTGCTCAAACGATAGATGATATTTTTCAATAA
- a CDS encoding chloride channel protein, with protein sequence MLKIKNSIHIYFISFLTGIITGCFIILFSKILSYAENFFPFLNVSANSYLTQGFNWQYLFLPVLGGLLVGFITHYYCPEAKGNGIDNVLDAFHNRDGEMRGRVSVYKSIVTILTLSLGGSAGKEGPAAQIGASIGSSINDFFGGGARARRTMLLAGVSASLGTIFQAPLGGALTAIEMVYKEDLESDALIPSIISSVSAYFLLSFFGVIHRDLFPLDELSVAYLPFYPILGFICFLIGFLLVNFIKTLRAFFAKWKIYPPLKPAIGGLVCGIIYLFFPIVSGTGENFIHKFLLESGLRSTFAKLDLIYFILFVIGFKVIATSFTIASGGSGGIFGPSLFLGGSIGMLTAEFVGVYYQLDSAHYQSFVLVGMGAFYAGIASAPIAAMIMICEMIGSYVLLPPLMLCSILVVLLSKKFNLYQAQTHNRFHSPAHAWDIQTDVLKTMPVFRYKKFLLHSLVVSLDKPLSSIKKELIKFDDKDFVVVDSQNKYVGMITSLQLTRIENKKQFKSSISLIHPIRLEESIGDALNLLKEKHLDKAPIVNEENEFVGYLRYHEILELYFAKK encoded by the coding sequence ATGTTAAAAATAAAAAATAGTATTCATATATATTTCATTTCCTTTCTGACAGGAATTATAACCGGATGCTTCATCATCCTATTCTCAAAAATTCTTTCCTACGCCGAAAACTTTTTTCCATTCCTAAATGTATCGGCTAACTCATATTTAACGCAAGGGTTCAACTGGCAGTATCTATTTCTACCGGTATTAGGTGGTTTATTGGTTGGATTTATCACGCATTACTATTGTCCTGAGGCTAAGGGCAACGGGATAGACAATGTATTGGATGCCTTTCATAACAGAGATGGAGAGATGCGCGGAAGAGTTTCTGTCTATAAATCAATCGTTACAATTCTTACACTCTCTCTAGGCGGAAGTGCCGGTAAAGAAGGACCTGCCGCGCAAATAGGAGCAAGCATAGGTTCATCGATCAATGATTTTTTCGGCGGAGGTGCACGAGCAAGAAGAACTATGCTCCTTGCCGGAGTCAGTGCATCTCTGGGAACAATATTCCAAGCGCCTCTTGGTGGTGCGTTAACCGCAATAGAGATGGTCTACAAAGAAGATTTAGAAAGTGATGCTCTGATTCCTTCTATCATTTCGTCTGTATCAGCTTATTTTTTATTGAGTTTCTTTGGCGTCATACATAGAGATTTATTTCCACTCGATGAATTGTCTGTCGCATACTTACCATTTTACCCTATACTCGGTTTTATTTGTTTTCTAATAGGATTTTTATTGGTTAATTTCATTAAGACGCTAAGAGCCTTTTTTGCTAAATGGAAAATCTATCCTCCTTTAAAACCCGCTATCGGTGGGTTAGTATGCGGAATTATTTATTTATTCTTTCCTATTGTTTCAGGAACGGGAGAGAATTTTATTCATAAATTTCTTTTAGAATCAGGACTACGCTCAACCTTTGCAAAGTTAGATTTAATCTATTTCATTTTATTCGTGATAGGATTTAAAGTAATCGCAACAAGTTTTACAATTGCCTCTGGCGGATCAGGAGGAATCTTTGGTCCCTCTTTATTTCTAGGTGGCTCAATTGGAATGCTTACAGCAGAATTTGTTGGAGTCTACTATCAATTAGACTCTGCACATTACCAAAGCTTCGTCTTAGTGGGAATGGGAGCTTTTTATGCGGGTATCGCAAGTGCGCCTATCGCTGCCATGATTATGATTTGTGAAATGATCGGAAGTTATGTATTGCTTCCACCTCTTATGCTTTGTTCCATTCTAGTTGTATTGCTATCCAAAAAATTCAACCTCTACCAAGCACAAACACATAACCGCTTTCACTCTCCCGCACACGCATGGGATATACAGACAGATGTCTTGAAGACAATGCCTGTTTTCCGCTACAAGAAATTCCTTTTACATTCTCTTGTGGTTTCTCTCGATAAACCGCTCAGTAGTATTAAAAAAGAATTAATCAAGTTCGATGATAAAGATTTCGTAGTCGTTGATTCCCAAAATAAATATGTAGGAATGATTACTTCTTTGCAATTGACTCGTATCGAAAATAAAAAACAATTCAAGTCATCCATTTCTCTCATTCATCCCATTCGACTAGAAGAGAGCATCGGTGATGCCCTCAATCTACTCAAAGAAAAGCACCTAGATAAAGCGCCTATCGTCAACGAAGAAAACGAATTCGTCGGCTACTTGCGCTATCATGAAATACTTGAATTGTATTTTGCGAAGAAGTAG
- a CDS encoding VOC family protein, with protein sequence MRPFKVLGIQQVAIGNESKDKLSKFWGDIMGLTKVHAYKSEKENVDEDIYRIGNGAFAVEVDLMMPIDANKSPKVHDPKLNHIGLWIDDLQACVKWLTEQGVRFTPGGIRKGAGGFDVCFIHPKGNEEFPLCSEGVLVELVQAPEDVIKAFSSIA encoded by the coding sequence ATGAGACCATTTAAAGTTTTAGGAATTCAACAAGTTGCAATCGGAAATGAGAGCAAGGATAAACTCAGCAAGTTCTGGGGCGACATCATGGGACTAACAAAAGTCCATGCTTACAAAAGTGAAAAAGAAAACGTAGACGAAGATATTTATCGGATCGGAAATGGGGCTTTTGCAGTAGAAGTCGATTTAATGATGCCGATTGACGCAAACAAAAGTCCCAAAGTTCACGATCCAAAATTAAACCATATCGGATTGTGGATTGATGATTTACAAGCTTGCGTTAAATGGCTAACAGAGCAAGGAGTTCGTTTTACTCCAGGTGGAATTCGCAAAGGTGCCGGTGGATTTGATGTTTGTTTTATTCATCCAAAGGGTAATGAAGAGTTTCCTCTCTGCTCGGAGGGTGTGCTTGTTGAACTTGTGCAAGCACCTGAAGATGTAATTAAAGCATTTAGTAGCATTGCATAA